The following are encoded in a window of Rhizobium sp. 11515TR genomic DNA:
- a CDS encoding DMT family transporter, with protein MSVSSAVSTQQNPLRGMTIMASAMILLPTMDAIAKYMASFEGMSPGQVTFYRFFFQLVCMLPLLATGAGRSAFSAKRPWMNLLRGALHGAASLLFFAAVKYMPLADVFAIYFVEPFMLTALSALFLGDKVGWRRWLAIVIGFSGAMIVIQPSFAIFGLKALLPVACAFLYALYLFMNRAVGEADSPLTMQIMAGLGGTMFMAVALFTGSSAGIADFEPSLPGSMLGLALLLILGSISGYAHMLVVRAFRLAPLSLLAPFQYFEIISATVLGYAIFGDFPNLSKWIGISIIVGSGLFIIWRERVQSRLEKTA; from the coding sequence CGCTTAGAGGCATGACGATCATGGCAAGCGCCATGATCCTGTTGCCGACGATGGATGCGATCGCCAAATACATGGCGAGCTTCGAAGGCATGTCGCCGGGTCAGGTGACCTTCTATCGCTTCTTCTTCCAGCTTGTCTGCATGCTGCCGCTGCTGGCGACGGGGGCCGGACGGTCGGCCTTTTCGGCAAAGCGCCCCTGGATGAACCTGCTGCGGGGCGCGCTGCACGGCGCTGCCAGTCTGCTCTTCTTCGCAGCGGTCAAATACATGCCGCTTGCCGATGTCTTCGCCATCTATTTCGTGGAACCGTTCATGCTGACGGCGCTTTCCGCCTTGTTTCTTGGCGATAAAGTCGGCTGGCGGCGATGGCTGGCGATCGTTATCGGCTTCAGCGGCGCGATGATCGTCATTCAGCCGAGTTTTGCGATATTCGGATTGAAGGCGCTGCTGCCGGTCGCCTGTGCATTTCTCTATGCGCTGTATCTTTTCATGAACCGCGCCGTCGGCGAGGCGGACTCGCCGCTGACGATGCAGATCATGGCGGGTCTTGGCGGCACTATGTTCATGGCCGTAGCTCTGTTTACCGGCTCCTCTGCCGGTATTGCGGATTTTGAGCCGTCCCTGCCCGGCTCGATGCTGGGACTGGCGCTTCTGCTCATTCTCGGTTCGATATCGGGCTACGCGCATATGCTCGTCGTCAGAGCCTTCCGGCTGGCGCCCTTGTCCCTGCTCGCTCCATTCCAATATTTCGAGATCATTTCCGCCACCGTCCTCGGCTACGCGATCTTCGGCGATTTCCCCAATCTTTCCAAATGGATCGGCATATCAATCATCGTCGGCTCCGGCCTCTTCATCATCTGGCGGGAACGCGTTCAATCGAGATTGGAAAAAACCGCGTGA
- a CDS encoding acetyl-CoA carboxylase biotin carboxylase subunit, with protein sequence MFKKILIANRGEIACRVIKTARRMGILTVAVYSDADRDALHVEMADESVHIGPAPAAESYLVADKIIAACKETGAEAVHPGYGFLSERASFCAALEKEGIVFIGPKPKAIEAMGDKIESKKFANAAKVSTVPGYLGIIDDADHAERIAAEIGYPVMIKASAGGGGKGMRIAWSKDEVRDGFERARSEAKSSFGDDRVFIEKFVVDPRHIEIQVLADAHGNVVYLGERECSIQRRNQKVVEEAPSPFLDEATRKAMGEQSVALAKAVDYQSAGTVEFIVDRDKNFYFLEMNTRLQVEHPVTELVTGVDLVEQMIRVAAGEKLPFKQADIKLNGWAIESRLYAEDPYRNFLPSIGRLTRYRPPREGKTETSVVRNDTGVFEGAEISIYYDPMIAKLCTWAPTRLEAIEAMGEALDGFVVDGIEHNMPFLSALMKHPRWREGRLSTGFIAEEYPDGFAPVTPDEEQTALLSAIALSCSLIESNRRERYADRLRPAAAPLRESWVVKLGAAYLPVTLLEGVVIIPFEMDMQIGAQTVTVATDWRPGDPVWAGTVGGRKLTAQIRTVLNGLRIDWQGISVRTRVFTPRQAELDKLMPVKLPPDTSKLLLCPMPGLVVAIAVAEGQEVKAGETLAIVEAMKMENVLRAERDLVIGKINAKPGESLAVDAVIMEFA encoded by the coding sequence ATGTTCAAGAAAATCCTGATCGCCAATCGCGGCGAGATCGCCTGCCGCGTCATCAAGACCGCGCGACGAATGGGCATCCTCACGGTCGCCGTCTACTCGGATGCGGATCGGGACGCATTGCATGTCGAAATGGCCGATGAATCCGTGCATATCGGCCCAGCTCCCGCAGCCGAAAGCTATCTCGTCGCTGACAAGATCATCGCTGCCTGCAAGGAGACCGGAGCCGAGGCAGTTCATCCGGGTTATGGCTTCCTGTCCGAGCGCGCCTCCTTCTGTGCGGCGCTGGAGAAGGAAGGTATCGTTTTCATCGGCCCGAAGCCAAAGGCGATCGAAGCCATGGGCGACAAGATCGAATCGAAAAAATTCGCCAATGCCGCCAAGGTCTCCACGGTTCCGGGCTATCTCGGCATCATCGATGATGCCGATCATGCCGAAAGGATCGCTGCCGAGATCGGCTATCCCGTCATGATCAAGGCATCCGCCGGCGGCGGCGGCAAAGGTATGCGCATCGCCTGGAGCAAGGATGAGGTGCGCGATGGTTTCGAGCGCGCCCGTTCGGAGGCGAAAAGCTCTTTCGGCGACGACCGCGTCTTCATCGAGAAATTCGTCGTCGATCCCAGGCACATCGAGATCCAGGTGTTGGCCGACGCTCACGGAAATGTCGTCTATCTCGGCGAGCGCGAATGCTCAATCCAGCGTCGGAACCAGAAGGTCGTCGAAGAAGCACCCTCGCCGTTCCTTGATGAAGCAACGCGCAAGGCCATGGGCGAGCAATCCGTGGCGCTCGCCAAGGCCGTCGATTATCAAAGCGCCGGCACGGTCGAATTCATCGTCGATCGCGACAAAAACTTCTATTTCCTCGAAATGAATACCCGCCTGCAGGTCGAGCATCCGGTGACAGAGCTGGTGACCGGCGTCGATCTCGTCGAGCAGATGATCCGCGTTGCAGCGGGCGAAAAACTGCCGTTCAAGCAGGCGGATATCAAGCTCAACGGTTGGGCGATCGAAAGCCGCTTGTATGCGGAGGATCCCTATCGCAACTTCCTGCCCTCGATCGGCCGTCTGACGCGCTATCGTCCGCCGCGCGAAGGCAAGACGGAGACATCGGTCGTGCGCAACGACACCGGCGTCTTCGAGGGCGCGGAAATCTCTATTTATTACGATCCGATGATCGCCAAGCTCTGCACCTGGGCTCCGACGAGGCTGGAGGCAATCGAAGCGATGGGCGAAGCTTTGGATGGTTTTGTCGTCGATGGCATCGAGCACAATATGCCGTTCCTCTCGGCTCTGATGAAGCATCCGCGCTGGCGCGAAGGCCGCCTCTCCACGGGCTTCATTGCCGAAGAATATCCCGATGGCTTCGCGCCGGTGACGCCGGACGAGGAGCAAACCGCTTTGCTGTCGGCAATCGCCCTTTCCTGCAGCCTGATCGAATCCAACCGCCGCGAACGCTATGCCGACCGGCTGCGTCCAGCCGCCGCGCCACTGCGGGAGAGCTGGGTCGTCAAGCTTGGTGCCGCCTATCTGCCTGTGACATTGCTTGAAGGCGTGGTGATCATTCCCTTCGAGATGGACATGCAGATCGGCGCCCAAACCGTAACTGTCGCAACCGACTGGCGTCCCGGCGATCCGGTATGGGCTGGCACGGTCGGCGGCCGCAAGCTGACAGCCCAGATCCGCACCGTGCTCAATGGTCTGCGCATCGATTGGCAGGGTATTTCCGTCCGGACCAGGGTGTTCACGCCGCGTCAGGCTGAACTCGACAAGCTGATGCCGGTCAAATTGCCGCCGGATACCTCGAAGCTGCTGCTCTGCCCCATGCCGGGCCTGGTCGTAGCGATTGCTGTTGCTGAGGGACAGGAGGTCAAGGCAGGCGAAACACTGGCCATTGTCGAAGCGATGAAGATGGAAAATGTCCTGCGCGCCGAACGCGATCTGGTCATCGGCAAGATCAACGCCAAGCCGGGCGAAAGCCTCGCCGTCGACGCCGTGATCATGGAATTCGCCTGA
- a CDS encoding S-(hydroxymethyl)glutathione dehydrogenase/class III alcohol dehydrogenase — protein MDVRAAVAVAAGKPLEVTTVQLEGPRAGEVLIEVKATGICHTDDFTLSGADPEGLFPAILGHEGGGIVVDVGPGVTSVKKGDHVIPLYTPECRECPSCLSRKTNLCTAIRATQGQGLMPDGTSRFSIGKDKIHHYMGCSTFANYTVLPEIAVAKVNPDAPFDKICYIGCGVTTGIGAVINTAKVEMGATAIVFGLGGIGLNVIQGLKLAGADMIIGVDLNNDKKAWGERFGMTHFVNPKEVGDDIVPYLVNMTKRGADQIGGADYTFDCTGNTKVMRQALEASHRGWGKSVVIGVAGAGQEISTRPFQLVTGRSWMGTAFGGARGRTDVPKIVDWYMEGKIEIDPMITHTMPLEDINKGFELMHSGESIRSVVLY, from the coding sequence ATGGACGTAAGAGCAGCGGTCGCGGTTGCTGCGGGCAAGCCGCTTGAGGTGACGACGGTTCAGCTGGAGGGGCCGAGAGCCGGCGAAGTGCTGATCGAGGTCAAGGCGACCGGCATCTGCCACACCGATGATTTCACGCTCTCGGGCGCCGATCCGGAAGGCCTGTTTCCGGCCATCCTCGGCCATGAGGGTGGCGGCATCGTCGTCGATGTCGGTCCGGGCGTGACTTCGGTGAAGAAGGGCGATCACGTCATTCCGCTCTATACGCCAGAATGCCGCGAATGCCCGTCGTGTCTCAGCCGCAAGACCAATCTGTGCACCGCGATCCGTGCGACCCAGGGCCAGGGCCTGATGCCGGATGGCACCTCGCGTTTCTCGATCGGCAAGGACAAGATCCATCACTATATGGGCTGCTCGACCTTCGCCAATTACACCGTGCTGCCGGAGATTGCCGTCGCCAAGGTCAATCCCGACGCCCCCTTCGACAAGATCTGCTACATCGGCTGCGGTGTGACGACAGGCATCGGTGCGGTCATCAACACCGCCAAGGTGGAGATGGGCGCAACGGCAATCGTCTTCGGCCTCGGCGGCATCGGTTTGAACGTCATCCAGGGCCTGAAGCTTGCCGGTGCCGACATGATCATCGGTGTCGATCTCAACAATGACAAGAAGGCCTGGGGCGAACGCTTCGGCATGACGCATTTCGTCAATCCGAAGGAGGTCGGTGACGACATCGTTCCCTACCTCGTCAACATGACGAAGCGCGGGGCCGACCAGATCGGCGGCGCCGACTATACCTTCGACTGCACCGGCAACACCAAGGTGATGCGCCAGGCGCTGGAAGCCAGCCATCGCGGCTGGGGCAAGTCGGTCGTCATCGGCGTGGCCGGCGCCGGCCAGGAGATCTCGACGCGTCCGTTCCAGCTGGTGACGGGCCGCTCGTGGATGGGGACGGCCTTCGGCGGCGCGCGTGGCCGCACAGACGTTCCCAAGATCGTCGACTGGTACATGGAGGGCAAGATCGAGATCGATCCGATGATCACCCACACCATGCCGCTCGAGGATATCAACAAGGGCTTCGAGCTCATGCATTCGGGCGAAAGCATCCGCAGCGTCGTGCTCTACTGA
- a CDS encoding YaiI/YqxD family protein codes for MIYVDADACPVKPEILKVAERHSIEVTFVANSGLRPSRDPMVHNVIVSNAFDAADNWIAEHAGAGDIVVTADVPLAGRCVATGALVTGPTGRIFDKTNIGMATAMRDLGAHLRETGESKGYNAAFSPRDRSTFLETFDRLCRRSKTNQTPGGQP; via the coding sequence ATGATTTATGTTGATGCCGATGCCTGCCCGGTCAAGCCGGAGATCCTGAAGGTTGCCGAACGCCACAGCATCGAGGTGACTTTCGTCGCCAATTCGGGATTGCGCCCGTCGCGGGATCCCATGGTGCATAATGTCATCGTCTCCAACGCCTTCGATGCCGCCGACAACTGGATTGCCGAACACGCAGGTGCTGGCGACATCGTCGTCACCGCCGATGTGCCGCTCGCGGGCCGTTGTGTTGCGACCGGAGCGCTTGTTACTGGACCGACCGGCCGCATCTTCGACAAGACCAATATCGGCATGGCAACGGCCATGCGCGACCTCGGCGCACATCTTCGCGAAACCGGTGAGAGCAAGGGCTATAACGCCGCCTTCTCGCCGCGCGACCGCTCCACCTTTCTCGAAACCTTCGACCGGCTCTGCCGGCGTTCAAAAACCAATCAGACGCCTGGAGGCCAGCCGTGA
- the fghA gene encoding S-formylglutathione hydrolase, producing MNIISQNTAFGGMQGVFSHESEACKCEMTFAVFVPPQAIKEPRPVLWYLSGLTCTHANVMEKGEYRRMAAELGLIIVCPDTSPRGNDVPDELTNWQMGKGAGFYLDATETPWAENYQMYSYITEELPALIAKQFRADLSRQGIFGHSMGGHGAMTIALKNPERFKSCSAFAPIVQPSTADWSAPALEKYLGSDKTAWRRYDACALVEDGARFPEFLIDQGKADSFLENGLRPGLFEDAIKGTGIGLTLRMHERYDHSYYFISTFMDDHLKWHAERLEK from the coding sequence GTGAACATCATTTCCCAGAACACCGCCTTTGGCGGCATGCAGGGTGTCTTCTCGCATGAGTCCGAAGCCTGCAAATGCGAGATGACCTTCGCCGTCTTCGTGCCACCGCAGGCGATCAAGGAGCCCCGCCCGGTTCTCTGGTATCTTTCCGGCCTCACCTGCACTCATGCCAATGTCATGGAAAAGGGCGAATATCGCCGCATGGCGGCCGAGCTCGGCCTCATCATCGTCTGCCCGGACACTAGCCCGCGCGGCAATGACGTGCCGGATGAGCTGACCAACTGGCAGATGGGCAAAGGTGCGGGCTTCTATCTCGACGCCACCGAGACACCCTGGGCCGAAAACTATCAGATGTACAGCTACATTACCGAGGAGCTGCCCGCCCTCATCGCCAAGCAATTCCGCGCCGATCTGAGCCGCCAGGGCATCTTCGGCCATTCCATGGGCGGCCACGGCGCCATGACGATCGCATTGAAGAATCCGGAGCGCTTCAAGAGCTGCTCCGCCTTCGCGCCGATCGTGCAGCCGTCGACGGCCGATTGGTCGGCACCTGCGCTGGAGAAATATTTGGGAAGCGATAAGACTGCATGGCGCCGCTATGACGCCTGCGCGCTCGTCGAAGACGGCGCCCGCTTCCCCGAGTTCCTGATCGATCAGGGCAAGGCCGACAGCTTCCTCGAAAACGGACTGCGCCCCGGGCTGTTCGAAGATGCGATCAAGGGAACCGGCATCGGCCTGACGCTGCGCATGCACGAGCGCTACGATCATTCCTACTACTTCATCTCCACCTTCATGGACGATCACCTGAAGTGGCATGCAGAACGATTGGAAAAGTAA
- the sugE gene encoding quaternary ammonium compound efflux SMR transporter SugE, protein MAWFLLFLAGLFEIGWAVGLKYTDGFTRLMPTVLTVISMVVSVVLLGLAVKTLPMGTAYAVWTGIGTVGTVLLGIWLLGDPATLVRLLCIGLIVAGIAGLKLTA, encoded by the coding sequence ATGGCTTGGTTCCTGCTTTTCCTCGCAGGCTTGTTCGAAATCGGCTGGGCCGTCGGCTTGAAATATACCGACGGTTTTACTCGGCTGATGCCGACTGTCCTCACCGTCATTTCCATGGTCGTCAGCGTCGTGCTGCTCGGCCTAGCCGTAAAGACCCTGCCGATGGGCACGGCCTACGCGGTCTGGACCGGCATCGGCACAGTCGGTACGGTTCTGCTTGGCATCTGGTTGCTCGGTGATCCCGCGACCCTTGTGCGGCTGCTCTGCATCGGCTTGATTGTCGCAGGCATCGCCGGTCTCAAGCTCACCGCCTGA
- a CDS encoding DoxX family protein, which produces MSLSERLSPYQPAALAILRIIAALLFIEHGTQKVFGFPPAPYEITTLFFVAGIIELVGSVLILLGLFTRPIAFLLSGEMAIAYFMVHMPINFFPANNQGDGAILFCFIFLFLVFAGPGSWALDNRQRR; this is translated from the coding sequence ATATCCCTTTCCGAGCGCTTGTCGCCTTATCAGCCCGCTGCCCTCGCCATTTTACGAATCATAGCTGCGCTGCTGTTCATCGAACATGGCACGCAAAAGGTCTTCGGCTTTCCGCCGGCGCCTTACGAAATCACGACGCTGTTTTTCGTGGCCGGGATCATCGAGCTCGTGGGCAGTGTCCTGATCCTGCTTGGGCTTTTCACCCGGCCGATCGCCTTTCTGCTGAGCGGCGAGATGGCGATCGCCTATTTCATGGTACATATGCCGATCAATTTCTTCCCGGCCAACAATCAGGGAGACGGGGCGATCCTGTTCTGCTTCATCTTCCTGTTTCTGGTGTTCGCTGGACCGGGAAGCTGGGCGCTGGACAACCGCCAGCGCAGATGA
- a CDS encoding DoxX family protein: MALSDRLNQYQPYALTVLRIVTGVLFIEHGLQKLVGFPAGGQFPSPLPTLLLVQGIIEIVGGLATIVGFFTRPVAFILCGNMAVAYFMAHYPKNFFPANNGGDAAILYCFVFLFLIFAGPGLLAIDNNKK, encoded by the coding sequence ATGGCGCTTTCCGATCGGCTGAATCAGTATCAGCCCTATGCTCTTACCGTGCTGCGTATCGTCACCGGTGTATTGTTCATCGAACATGGTCTGCAGAAGCTCGTTGGCTTTCCGGCCGGCGGCCAGTTCCCAAGCCCGTTGCCGACCCTGCTTCTGGTTCAGGGTATCATCGAAATCGTTGGCGGATTGGCAACGATCGTCGGTTTCTTCACCCGTCCGGTCGCGTTCATTCTCTGCGGCAACATGGCGGTCGCCTATTTCATGGCGCATTATCCGAAGAATTTCTTCCCGGCCAACAATGGCGGTGATGCGGCGATCCTCTACTGCTTCGTCTTCCTGTTCCTGATCTTCGCAGGCCCGGGCCTGCTGGCGATCGACAACAACAAGAAGTAA
- a CDS encoding acyl-CoA carboxylase subunit beta, translating to MKEILQELERRREIARLGGGQVRIDAQHARGKLTARERIDIFLDEGSFEEFDMFVEHRSTDFGMDKSKIAGDGVVTGWGTVNGRTVFIFAKDFTVFGGSLSEAHAEKITKVQDMALKNRAPIIGIYDAGGARIQEGVAALGGYAEVFQRNVLASGVIPQISIIMGPCAGGDVYSPAMTDFIFMVRDTSYMFVTGPDVVKTVTNETVTSEQLGGASVHTTKSSIADAAYDNDVDTLLQVRRLIDFLPQSNTADVPEIECYQSVTEPDNSLDTLIPANANKPYDIKELILKVADEGDFFEIQESFAKNIVCGFGRIEGATVGFVANQPMVLAGVLDSDASRKAARFVRFCDCFNIPIVTFVDVPGFLPGTAQEYGGLIKHGAKLLFAYAEATVPKLTVITRKAFGGAYDVMASKHLRGDLNYAWPTAQIAVMGAKGAVEIIFRKDITDPGKIAAHTKMYEDRFLSPFVAAERGYIDEVIMPRSTRRRLAQGLRMLRNKDLSNPWKKHDNIPL from the coding sequence ATGAAGGAAATCCTGCAGGAGCTGGAACGCCGTCGTGAGATCGCGAGGCTTGGCGGTGGGCAGGTGCGCATTGACGCGCAGCATGCCCGCGGCAAGCTGACGGCGCGTGAGCGCATCGATATCTTTCTTGACGAGGGCTCCTTCGAAGAGTTCGACATGTTCGTCGAACATCGCTCGACCGATTTCGGCATGGACAAGAGCAAGATTGCCGGCGATGGCGTGGTGACCGGCTGGGGCACGGTCAACGGCCGCACCGTCTTCATTTTTGCCAAGGATTTCACAGTCTTCGGTGGATCTCTTTCAGAAGCACATGCGGAAAAGATCACCAAGGTGCAGGATATGGCGCTGAAGAACCGGGCGCCGATCATCGGGATCTATGACGCCGGCGGCGCCCGCATTCAGGAAGGCGTGGCCGCGCTTGGCGGTTATGCCGAGGTATTCCAGCGCAATGTGCTGGCCTCCGGCGTCATCCCGCAGATCTCCATCATCATGGGACCTTGCGCGGGTGGCGACGTCTATTCTCCGGCCATGACCGATTTCATCTTCATGGTGCGGGACACCTCCTACATGTTCGTCACCGGGCCGGATGTGGTGAAGACCGTCACCAACGAGACGGTGACCTCGGAACAGCTCGGCGGCGCCTCTGTCCACACGACGAAATCCTCGATTGCGGACGCAGCCTATGACAATGATGTCGATACGCTCTTGCAGGTGCGCCGTCTCATCGATTTCCTGCCGCAGTCTAATACCGCTGATGTGCCCGAAATCGAGTGCTATCAGTCGGTGACCGAGCCGGATAACTCGCTCGATACGCTAATCCCGGCCAATGCCAACAAGCCTTACGACATCAAGGAACTGATCTTGAAGGTGGCGGATGAGGGCGATTTCTTCGAGATCCAGGAAAGCTTCGCCAAGAACATCGTCTGTGGCTTCGGCCGCATCGAGGGCGCCACCGTCGGTTTCGTCGCCAATCAGCCGATGGTGCTGGCTGGTGTTCTCGATAGCGATGCCTCGCGGAAAGCTGCGCGCTTCGTGCGCTTCTGCGATTGCTTCAATATCCCGATCGTCACCTTCGTCGACGTGCCGGGTTTCCTACCGGGGACGGCGCAAGAATATGGCGGGCTGATCAAGCATGGCGCCAAATTGCTCTTCGCCTATGCCGAAGCGACAGTGCCGAAGCTGACGGTCATCACTCGCAAGGCCTTCGGTGGCGCCTATGACGTCATGGCCTCCAAGCACTTGCGTGGCGATCTCAACTATGCCTGGCCGACGGCGCAGATCGCCGTCATGGGCGCCAAGGGCGCCGTCGAGATCATCTTCCGCAAGGATATTACCGATCCCGGGAAGATCGCGGCCCACACCAAGATGTATGAGGACCGATTCCTATCGCCTTTCGTTGCCGCGGAGCGCGGCTACATTGACGAAGTGATCATGCCGCGCTCGACGCGGCGACGGCTGGCACAGGGGCTCCGGATGTTGCGCAACAAGGATCTGAGCAATCCCTGGAAGAAGCACGACAACATCCCGTTGTGA
- a CDS encoding ATP12 family chaperone protein, with the protein MRDLLNDLSEGLSHPDPIRRAQIQMKKPLPKRFYKDVTINRDEGGHAIALDGKVVKTPARHSLALPTEALARLVAAEWARQVDVIDPATMPVTRLVNTAIDGVATESQAVFDEIVRFSGSDLLCYRAEGPERLVERQSERWNPVIEWAAHDLGARFILAEGVMHQEQPVEAIAAFSVALRRFDTPMELASLHTITTLTGSAILALAFAKGFLPLADVWSLAHLDEDWTIEHWGSDEEAEQRRAQRFEEFQAATDVFSALRS; encoded by the coding sequence ATGCGCGACCTGTTGAACGATCTTTCCGAAGGTCTCAGCCATCCCGATCCGATCCGCCGTGCGCAGATCCAGATGAAGAAGCCCTTGCCGAAACGTTTCTACAAGGATGTGACCATCAACAGGGACGAGGGCGGCCATGCCATCGCCCTCGACGGCAAGGTGGTGAAGACACCGGCGCGACACTCCCTGGCCTTGCCGACGGAAGCGCTTGCCAGACTGGTGGCTGCCGAATGGGCACGACAGGTCGATGTGATCGATCCCGCCACCATGCCGGTAACGCGTCTCGTCAACACGGCCATCGACGGCGTTGCGACGGAAAGCCAGGCTGTATTCGACGAAATTGTCCGTTTCTCGGGCAGCGATCTGCTCTGCTATCGCGCCGAGGGGCCGGAACGGCTCGTCGAGCGCCAGTCGGAACGCTGGAATCCGGTGATCGAATGGGCAGCGCACGATCTCGGCGCCCGCTTCATTTTGGCGGAAGGCGTCATGCATCAGGAGCAGCCTGTCGAAGCCATCGCAGCCTTCTCCGTCGCTTTGCGCAGGTTTGACACACCGATGGAGCTTGCGAGCCTGCACACGATCACGACGTTGACCGGTTCGGCAATTCTTGCACTGGCCTTCGCCAAAGGATTCCTGCCGCTGGCCGACGTCTGGTCGCTCGCACATCTCGACGAGGATTGGACGATCGAGCATTGGGGCAGCGACGAAGAGGCCGAACAGCGTCGTGCACAACGTTTTGAAGAGTTTCAGGCCGCAACTGACGTTTTTTCTGCGCTGCGCAGTTGA
- a CDS encoding HAD-IA family hydrolase, which produces MKLVLFDCDGTLVDSARLIHEVMARTFVAFGYKRPDVSATKSIIGLTLDIAIARLQGKPHVDDEAIAMTAHYKSIFPEVRDEADMQTPLFDGIKPLIETLAARDELLIGAVTGKSRRGLTHILEVNEFTPYFIVSRTADDCPSKPHPAMVTECCDETGMDPHDTIVIGDAIYDMQMAKAAGATAIGVAWGYASVEELLAAGADAIAHHPNDLLSHIL; this is translated from the coding sequence ATGAAGCTGGTATTATTCGATTGTGACGGCACGCTGGTCGACAGCGCGCGGCTGATCCATGAGGTCATGGCACGTACCTTCGTGGCCTTCGGTTACAAGCGTCCCGATGTTTCCGCGACGAAATCGATCATCGGCCTGACGCTTGATATCGCCATTGCCCGCCTCCAGGGCAAACCCCATGTCGACGACGAAGCAATTGCCATGACGGCGCATTACAAGTCGATCTTTCCGGAGGTACGGGACGAGGCGGACATGCAGACACCGCTTTTTGACGGCATCAAGCCGCTCATCGAGACGCTTGCCGCCCGCGACGAACTGCTGATCGGCGCGGTGACGGGTAAATCCCGCCGCGGTTTGACCCATATTCTTGAGGTCAACGAGTTCACGCCCTATTTTATCGTCTCGCGCACTGCCGATGATTGCCCGTCGAAGCCGCATCCGGCGATGGTGACGGAATGCTGTGACGAGACTGGCATGGACCCCCACGACACGATCGTGATCGGCGATGCCATCTACGACATGCAGATGGCGAAGGCGGCGGGCGCGACCGCCATCGGCGTTGCATGGGGCTACGCCTCCGTCGAGGAATTGCTGGCGGCTGGGGCAGATGCCATAGCCCACCATCCGAACGACTTGTTGAGCCATATTCTCTGA
- a CDS encoding RluA family pseudouridine synthase, whose product MAGIEHIKVEPDEAGMRLDRWFKVHFPGLGFGQLQKLLRSGQVRVNGGRVKTDARVQPGQMVRVPPLDVDAKGPKHGPIASNDLKHSGDAELLARMLLHEDDKVYVLNKPAGLAVQGGSGLTRHIDKMLEAWTSKKGEKPRLVHRLDRDTSGVLVVARTRGAAQKLTAAFRERDTKKTYWSLVKGVPRKHEDKISTWLVKEATPDGDRMRIAKHGEEGADHAISYYRVLETAAQSLAWLEMEPYTGRTHQLRVHALHMGHPIIGDPKYFDDDPNWDFPGGVQKRLHLHARHIDIPHPSGGRLRVTAPLPPHMVQTWNLLGFDMESAGEPDDE is encoded by the coding sequence ATGGCCGGGATTGAGCATATTAAGGTCGAGCCTGACGAGGCCGGCATGCGCTTGGACCGCTGGTTCAAGGTGCATTTTCCAGGGCTCGGCTTTGGTCAGCTGCAGAAGCTGCTGCGCTCGGGCCAGGTGCGTGTCAATGGTGGCCGCGTGAAGACGGATGCGCGTGTGCAGCCGGGCCAGATGGTGCGCGTGCCGCCGCTCGACGTCGATGCCAAGGGGCCGAAACATGGGCCTATTGCCAGCAATGACCTGAAACACTCCGGCGACGCCGAGCTTCTTGCGCGCATGCTGCTGCATGAAGACGACAAGGTCTATGTGCTGAACAAGCCGGCAGGCCTCGCGGTGCAGGGCGGCTCCGGCTTGACCCGTCATATCGACAAGATGCTCGAGGCATGGACGAGCAAGAAGGGCGAGAAGCCACGCCTGGTGCACCGTCTCGACCGCGACACCTCGGGCGTGCTCGTCGTTGCCCGCACCCGCGGTGCCGCGCAGAAGTTGACGGCAGCCTTTCGCGAGCGCGACACCAAGAAGACTTATTGGTCGCTGGTCAAGGGCGTGCCGCGCAAGCACGAGGACAAGATCTCCACCTGGCTGGTGAAGGAAGCGACGCCGGATGGCGACCGCATGCGCATCGCCAAACATGGAGAGGAGGGCGCCGATCACGCCATCTCCTACTATCGCGTGCTCGAGACCGCAGCGCAGAGCCTCGCCTGGCTGGAAATGGAGCCCTATACCGGCCGTACTCACCAGTTGCGTGTTCATGCACTGCATATGGGCCATCCGATCATCGGCGACCCCAAATATTTCGATGACGATCCGAACTGGGATTTTCCGGGTGGCGTCCAGAAGCGCCTGCATCTGCATGCGCGCCATATCGATATCCCGCATCCTAGCGGCGGGCGCCTGCGGGTCACTGCGCCTTTGCCGCCGCACATGGTGCAGACTTGGAACCTTCTCGGCTTCGATATGGAATCGGCAGGGGAGCCGGACGACGAATGA